The window AAAGGACCTCGGCTTGGGGGTTACTTCATGGGCAGGCGTCGGACCAGTCACACTTTTCTCGACGAAATCGACGCTGTCATCGACTGGCTGCCGATCCAGGCCTTCCTCACCAAAAAGCTCAAGCGAAAAGCCAATGCCGTGGGCAATCCCGCGTACCCGCCTTTGCCCATGTTCAAAGTCCTGTTGCTGCAACACTGGTACAACCTGAGCGATCCGGCGACATGA of the Oceanidesulfovibrio indonesiensis genome contains:
- a CDS encoding transposase, with translation MSARSKGPRLGGYFMGRRRTSHTFLDEIDAVIDWLPIQAFLTKKLKRKANAVGNPAYPPLPMFKVLLLQHWYNLSDPAT